The Pseudomonas parafulva genome includes a window with the following:
- a CDS encoding IS3 family transposase (programmed frameshift), with product MRRYSKQFKLSAIQAFLDRGYGFRHVAAQFQMDPTLLRRWVAAYRTHGQASLEKTGRHYSAEFKLAVLHHKWREDLSLRATSALYNLGNSTLVRSWEEQYYSGGHQPRPPRKKPVITAMPKAPSKSEDVSSTPTEQLTREQLLTRLAQLEAENAYLKKLEARRGEGEEEDSQEKTRLVAALRKLYPLAWLLKAAHLSRSTYYYQLGVLEAGDRCASLKTLIQDISHRHRGRYGYRRVTSTLRSEGQSVNSKKVRRLMAELDLKCTVRPKRYKSYRGLMGEAAPNILKRDFRADQPNQKWVTDVTEFKVAGEKLYLSPIMDLYNGEIVAYRTDSRPRFTLVGEMLETAINRLPANSRPLLHSDQGWHYRYPDYCKRLKEAGLEQSMSRKGNCLDNAAMESFFGTLKSEYFHRERFASVAELKAGLDEYIHYYNHDRIKMKLNGLSPVAYRTQAEIG from the exons ATGCGCAGGTATTCAAAGCAGTTCAAGCTGTCAGCCATTCAGGCCTTTCTTGATCGCGGGTATGGCTTTCGCCATGTTGCCGCACAGTTCCAAATGGATCCGACGCTCCTTCGTCGCTGGGTCGCGGCCTACCGTACGCACGGTCAGGCCAGTCTGGAGAAAACAGGCCGCCATTACAGCGCCGAGTTCAAGCTCGCTGTTCTTCATCATAAATGGCGCGAAGACCTTTCGTTGCGTGCCACGTCAGCGCTTTACAACCTCGGCAATTCCACACTGGTTCGCAGTTGGGAGGAACAGTATTACAGTGGCGGACATCAACCCCGACCGCCCCGTAAGAAGCCAGTGATTACCGCGATGCCTAAAGCACCCAGCAAGTCTGAAGACGTTTCATCCACGCCTACTGAGCAACTCACTCGTGAGCAGTTGCTGACAAGGCTAGCCCAGCTCGAAGCGGAGAACGCCTATCTAAAAAAGCTCGAG GCTAGACGAGGAGAAGGCGAAGAAGAAGATAGCCAGGAAAAAACCCGGCTAGTCGCGGCGCTACGTAAGCTTTACCCGCTTGCCTGGCTGCTCAAAGCAGCTCATTTGTCGCGCAGCACTTATTATTACCAGCTCGGCGTGCTCGAGGCTGGGGATCGGTGTGCCTCGCTCAAAACGTTGATACAAGACATCAGCCACCGGCACCGCGGCCGCTACGGGTATCGGCGAGTCACCTCTACGCTGCGTAGCGAAGGGCAATCGGTTAACAGTAAGAAGGTACGCCGTCTGATGGCCGAACTGGACCTGAAATGTACAGTGCGCCCCAAGAGGTACAAATCTTATCGGGGGCTAATGGGCGAAGCCGCCCCCAACATCCTTAAGCGCGACTTCCGCGCAGACCAGCCAAATCAAAAGTGGGTAACGGATGTTACCGAGTTCAAAGTGGCAGGTGAGAAGCTATACCTTTCTCCGATCATGGATCTTTATAACGGCGAGATCGTTGCCTATCGTACCGACTCCCGACCCCGATTTACCTTGGTAGGCGAAATGTTGGAGACAGCAATCAATAGGCTACCAGCTAACAGCCGGCCGCTCTTGCACTCAGATCAAGGCTGGCATTATCGATACCCTGACTACTGCAAGCGGTTGAAAGAAGCAGGGCTTGAACAGAGCATGTCACGCAAGGGCAACTGCCTGGACAACGCGGCGATGGAAAGCTTTTTTGGGACGCTCAAATCGGAGTACTTCCACCGTGAGCGCTTCGCAAGCGTGGCTGAGCTTAAGGCGGGGTTGGATGAATACATCCATTATTACAACCATGATCGAATCAAAATGAAGCTCAACGGCCTGAGCCCTGTGGCTTACAGGACTCAGGCTGAGATAGGCTAA